In Daphnia magna isolate NIES linkage group LG5, ASM2063170v1.1, whole genome shotgun sequence, a single genomic region encodes these proteins:
- the LOC123472624 gene encoding uncharacterized protein LOC123472624 codes for MPLDIQKRNEDYSETQKDNNIIVRLADPADLDRAKTILESKAGPDSTNVFNSVSRPSKFFPAVALFVNLSYLPSLKEELMLRNRGLRGKIESVSQLFAKPDSQKGHVKILFNCKVARDHALAEGEIDFFNTTARIVEILLDREVNLRHSRVASSSLAQIIVENVLDIVLIQEPFAKGHQTPSIINIPPGYVAFHCLSQEHAYGAAILVKLSLAKSCRAIDRSRSNHIAAVDLHSAHGTFRFISTYLRPSIKNIADQFSTDLSCLFTKLSIISVDSNALSKVWNSKLTNSRGSELELLIANHFLRVLNRQLDDLDFVPAGTSFLDISLAGSAITCTRWFYPTIPSFSDHPYIYFEINRSPSSACSTAQAQSRAPNSTPHISRICLDKFRLKVADAVMNLVVQTNPTTSTIDDMIVKLSALISSAAKSSKDSTYIPVSTRRTPWWTKELWVLRHKSRQAFKLWSVQRIESNRQAFKAHKATYQREIRNAKLSSWNKLCDSQPSSSDLFSALKAKSGKSSNVSLPSSISFDGSISSNPTEILKKCAEHFFPSPTPSTQAHAQAEELAASFSQSSTAFVVPSNSPPISQEELSNAIASLNLKSAPGADGLSTAIICAISNQIIGSASIHHECMFLSFSLS; via the exons ATGCCCTTAgatattcaaaaaagaaatgaag ACTACAGTGAAAC acaaaaagacaacaacatcATCGTCCGATTAGCTGATCCAGCTGACCTCGATCGGGCCAAAACCATCTTGGAATCCAAAGCCGGGCCAGACAGTACCAATGTTTTTAACTCTGTTTCACGTCCATCTAAATTTTTCCCGGCTGTTGCCCTTTTTgtcaatcttagctatctacCCAGCCTTAAAGAAGAGTTGATGTTAAGGAATCGTGGCCTGAGAGGAAAAATTGAGTCTGTGTCCCAACTGTTCGCCAAACCTGACTCCCAAAAAGGCCATGTAAAAATTCTATTCAACTGCAAGGTAGCCAGAGATCACGCTCTGGCTGAAggtgaaattgatttttttaatactaCTGCTCGCATTgttgaaattcttttagaCCGTGAG GTGAATCTCCGCCACTCAAGGGTTGCCTCGTCTTCTCTTGCACAAATCATTGTCGAAAACGTTTTAGACATTGTTCTCATTCAAGAACCTTTCGCCAAAGGCCACCAGACTCCCTCCATCATAAACATTCCACCAGGCTATGTTGCATTCCACTGTCTCTCTCAAGAGCATGCCTACGGTGCTGCGATTTTAGTTAAACTTTCTCTTGCTAAGTCTTGTCGGGCAATCGATCGAAGTCGCTCTAACCATATCGCTGCAGTCGATTTACATTCTGCGCACGGCACctttcgtttcatttccacTTATCTTCGACCCTCCATTAAAAACATTGCCGATCAGTTCAGCACTGATCTCAGCTGCCTTTTCACGAAACTGTCCATCATCTCAGTCGACTCTAATGCTTTAAGCAAGGTTTGGAACAGCAAGCTCACTAATAGTAGAGGATCAGAACTTGAATTACTCATCGCTAATCATTTCCTTCGTGTTCTCAATCGACAACTGGATGATCTTGACTTTGTTCCTGCTGGCACCTCATTCCTTGACATCTCTCTAGCCGGTAGTGCTATCACCTGCACACGCTGGTTCTATCCTACCATTCCTTCCTTCTCTGATCACCCATACATATACTTTGAAATCAATCGCTCCCCCTCATCTGCTTGCAGCACTGCTCAAGCTCAATCTCGAGCTCCAAATTCTACTCCCCACATCTCTCGTATTTGCCTTGATAAATTTCGCCTAAAAGTCGCAGATGCTGTGATGAATCTTGTAGTGCAAACTAATCCGACTACGTCCACTATCGATGACATGATTGTAAAGCTCTCTGCCCTCATTTCCTCTGCTGCCAAAAGCTCTAAAGATTCTACCTACATTCCTGTCTCCACTCGCAGAACGCCTTGGTGGACAAAGGAACTCTGGGTACTTCGTCACAAATCCCGACAGGCTTTTAAATTATGGTCAGTCCAACGAATAGAATCTAACAGGCAGGCTTTCAAAGCTCACAAAGCTACCTATCAGAGGGAAATTCGCAACGCCAAACTCTCGTCTTGGAACAAGCTATGTGACTCCCAGCCTAGCAGTAGTGACCTCTTCTCGGCCCTAAAGGCCAAATCAGGCAAATCATCAAACGTCAGCCTTCCATCCTCTATTTCATTTGACGGCTCGATCTCCTCCAATCCTACAGAAATTCTAAAAAAGTGTGCAGAacattttttcccctcccccaCTCCATCTACGCAGGCCCACGCACAGGCCGAAGAGCTTGCGGCCTCCTTCTCACAATCATCCACGGCATTCGTTGTACCATCCAACTCTCCTCCAATTTCCCAGGAGGAGCTTTCTAATGCTATCGCCTCTCTGAATCTCAAATCTGCTCCTGGAGCCGATGGCCTTTCCACTGCTATCATTTGTGCAATCTCTAATCAGATAATTGGATCAGCTTCTATTCATCATGAATGcatgtttctctctttctcactTTCCTAG